Proteins co-encoded in one Quercus robur chromosome 8, dhQueRobu3.1, whole genome shotgun sequence genomic window:
- the LOC126697257 gene encoding CASP-like protein 5A2, with protein sequence MNVIHPTVHPIEAPPVTDAANNAIPRGRMKDMQGTPGTPGGLALRFFQFAFALVALCVMATTTDFPSVTAFRYLVATVSLQSLWSLTLAILDAYAILVRRRFRHPRVVSLFAIGDGITSTLTFTAACASAGITVLIGNDLNDCARNHCTRFETATAMAFMSWFAVSPSFLLNFWTLASK encoded by the exons ATGAATGTGATCCACCCGACGGTGCACCCAATAGAGGCGCCACCGGTGACCGACGCGGCCAACAATGCGATACCCAGAGGGAGGATGAAGGATATGCAGGGAACTCCCGGTACTCCCGGTGGCCTTGCTCTCCGCTTCTTTCAGTTCGCTTTCGCACTCGTCGCACTATGCGTCATGGCCACCACTACTGACTTCCCTTCCGTCACCGCCTTCCG ATATCTTGTGGCCACTGTCAGCTTGCAAAGCTTATGGAGCCTCACTCTTGCCATACTTGATGCATATGCAATTCTAGTGAGGCGCCGTTTCCGACATCCCAGGGTTGTCAGCTTGTTTGCCATCGGTGATGgg ATCACTTCCACACTAACATTTACTGCGGCTTGTGCATCGGCTGGTATCACTGTACTTATTGGCAATGATCTGAATGATTGTGCACGAAACCATTGCACTAGATTTGAGACCGCAACAGCCATGGCATTTATGAGTTGGTTTGCTGTCTCACCatcttttttattgaatttctgGACATTAGCATCCAAATAA